The following proteins are co-located in the Polystyrenella longa genome:
- a CDS encoding carboxypeptidase M32: MMTTTNIPPAYDRMVELLREKAVLNSCGSLLGWDEQTYMPPAGGEHRANQLALLAGLTHERATTPELGGLLGELKEFEESAGSESVLAVNIRAARRDYDRATQLPRKLVEEMTREISLAQQKWVAARKQADFSIFQKSLESIIRLKREEASILKKEGETLYDALLDEYEPGMRAEQVQALFDPLREGVIKLLQQIKDSSVEPKTEILKRSYPTDRQHELGQAAAAQIGFDFERGRLDTTAHPFCSEIGPGDCRLTTRYFENFFNSGFFGILHEAGHGMYEQGLNVEQYGLAMGLSVSLGIHESQSLLWENFVGRSRPFWNHFYPKVQGMYPESLNGVSLDEFYTAINDVRPSYIRVEADELTYNLHIMLRFELEQKLLAGELEAADVPEVWNSRFTEYLGVTPENDAQGCLQDIHWSAGLMGYFPTYALGKMYSAQFFKAAQNEIPDLSDLIANGEFGELKSWLNKNIHDRGQQYQARDLVKVVTGNELSEKPLLEALGTKYGEIYGF, from the coding sequence ATGATGACGACGACGAACATCCCCCCCGCGTACGATCGAATGGTCGAATTGCTTCGTGAAAAAGCGGTATTAAATTCATGCGGATCGCTGCTCGGATGGGATGAGCAAACTTACATGCCTCCTGCCGGTGGAGAACACCGGGCGAATCAACTCGCCCTGCTGGCCGGACTGACGCACGAGCGAGCTACGACCCCCGAACTGGGAGGGTTGCTGGGTGAACTAAAAGAGTTCGAGGAGAGTGCCGGATCCGAATCGGTTCTGGCGGTGAACATTCGAGCTGCCCGCCGCGATTATGACCGAGCGACTCAACTGCCGCGTAAGCTGGTGGAAGAGATGACTCGCGAGATCTCACTGGCTCAGCAGAAATGGGTTGCCGCACGTAAGCAGGCCGATTTCAGCATATTTCAGAAGTCTCTTGAAAGCATCATTCGTCTGAAAAGAGAAGAGGCGTCCATCCTGAAAAAAGAGGGGGAAACACTCTACGATGCCCTGTTGGACGAATACGAACCAGGCATGCGAGCCGAGCAGGTGCAGGCACTGTTCGATCCCTTGAGAGAGGGGGTTATAAAACTGTTACAGCAGATCAAAGACTCCTCCGTCGAACCGAAAACTGAAATCCTGAAGCGGAGCTATCCCACAGATCGCCAACATGAATTGGGACAGGCGGCCGCGGCGCAGATTGGGTTTGATTTTGAACGAGGTCGACTTGATACCACCGCTCATCCATTCTGTAGCGAGATTGGACCGGGCGACTGCCGTCTAACAACCCGCTATTTTGAGAACTTCTTCAACTCCGGCTTCTTTGGAATTCTGCATGAAGCCGGGCATGGGATGTATGAGCAGGGTTTAAACGTCGAGCAGTACGGTCTGGCGATGGGGCTTTCTGTTTCGCTCGGCATTCATGAATCGCAGTCACTCCTGTGGGAAAACTTTGTAGGTCGCAGTCGTCCCTTCTGGAATCATTTCTACCCGAAAGTACAGGGGATGTATCCCGAATCGCTGAACGGTGTATCGCTCGACGAGTTTTACACGGCGATCAACGATGTTCGTCCTTCTTACATTCGTGTCGAAGCCGATGAGCTGACCTACAACCTGCACATCATGCTGCGATTTGAACTCGAACAGAAACTGCTCGCAGGAGAACTCGAAGCAGCCGATGTCCCGGAAGTCTGGAACAGCCGGTTCACGGAGTATCTGGGAGTTACTCCCGAGAATGATGCTCAAGGTTGCCTGCAGGACATTCACTGGAGTGCGGGGCTGATGGGTTACTTCCCCACGTATGCACTTGGAAAAATGTACTCCGCGCAATTCTTCAAAGCGGCTCAGAATGAAATCCCCGATTTGAGCGATCTAATTGCAAACGGTGAATTCGGCGAGTTGAAATCCTGGCTCAATAAGAACATTCATGATCGCGGCCAGCAATACCAGGCTCGGGACTTGGTGAAAGTGGTCACGGGGAATGAGCTTTCTGAGAAACCATTGCTCGAAGCCCTCGGTACGAAGTACGGAGAGATTTACGGGTTCTAG
- a CDS encoding glycosyl transferase, whose amino-acid sequence MSDDAQHSSTVDAEHFVTLFDLQFLSLGISLYRSLLKHYPVAELWVVCLDEKVEFALRKLRLPKLHLIPLKTIESAELLEVKPTRSRAEYCWTLTPFTVEAVFSRNDFVRRVTYLDADLYFLDSPASFFVELETHKKQILISEHAYAPEYDQTETSGRFCVQFLTFSRDPAALEVAHWWQARCLECCSEVPVDGKFGDQKYLDDWPTLFGDVVHVAQKTEKTIAPWNVGHQLEKRNGPLDPVFYHFHGLRLYQGGYCRLYSGYQIPNEALYLYDIYLASLTESFQLLSGQGIQVSYPKRNRSPKELARLFKRKWYKTEAWRHLETASF is encoded by the coding sequence ATGAGTGATGACGCGCAGCATTCCAGCACGGTAGACGCCGAACATTTCGTCACTTTGTTCGATCTTCAATTTCTATCTTTGGGGATTTCGCTCTATCGATCCTTGCTGAAGCATTATCCTGTGGCGGAATTGTGGGTTGTCTGTCTGGATGAGAAAGTTGAGTTCGCCCTGCGTAAATTGAGATTACCTAAGCTGCATCTGATTCCCCTCAAGACTATCGAGTCCGCCGAGTTACTGGAAGTCAAACCGACACGGAGTCGAGCGGAGTACTGCTGGACGTTAACTCCGTTCACAGTGGAGGCGGTGTTTTCGCGTAACGACTTCGTGCGTCGGGTAACTTATCTGGACGCTGATTTATATTTTCTGGATTCACCGGCATCGTTCTTTGTCGAACTGGAGACGCATAAAAAGCAGATCCTGATCTCCGAACATGCTTACGCACCCGAGTATGATCAGACAGAGACGAGCGGCCGCTTCTGTGTGCAGTTCTTGACATTCTCTCGTGATCCGGCGGCGTTGGAAGTCGCTCATTGGTGGCAGGCACGCTGTTTGGAATGTTGTTCGGAGGTGCCAGTCGACGGAAAGTTTGGTGATCAGAAATATCTGGACGATTGGCCGACGTTGTTTGGCGATGTCGTTCATGTCGCCCAGAAAACAGAGAAGACTATTGCACCGTGGAATGTGGGGCATCAGTTAGAAAAAAGGAATGGCCCACTCGATCCAGTCTTTTATCATTTTCATGGATTGCGGTTGTATCAAGGTGGCTACTGCCGATTGTATTCCGGCTATCAAATCCCGAACGAAGCCCTTTATCTGTACGACATATATCTAGCCAGTTTGACGGAGTCGTTTCAACTACTGTCGGGTCAAGGCATTCAGGTCTCCTATCCCAAACGGAATCGATCGCCGAAAGAATTGGCTCGGCTTTTCAAAAGGAAATGGTATAAAACCGAAGCGTGGCGGCATCTTGAGACCGCTTCTTTTTGA
- a CDS encoding FtsW/RodA/SpoVE family cell cycle protein: MSVALSSGRTRTSLLSLWMHRASYTIVLCALCLMGLGLSGISRGDDLVGSGEIMQRQLIWIMLSVPVMFLTTTVSYRRLIPLSYLLFGVSLFLLVTVYFMPARNGSHRWIPLGVAYLQPSEFAKLTYIMALAHYLMYRRNYRRITGLLIPFALTFLPVALILKEPDLGTSLLFLPVLFSMLFAAGARPRHLLLIITLGIVSLPLLWLGMSAEQKSRVVTVFQQEDGGVMPRGDGYHLHHSKQMLALGGFSGSAVTGQTVEDPGAYYLPAGRTDFVFCLVGEQWGFLGCASIFALYIILFGCGLRIANATNEPFGRLLVVGIVALLATQTLINTGMTVGLMPITGMTLPLLSYGGSSLLSTCAALGLILNVGMRPGYEMNADPFRFNS, translated from the coding sequence ATGTCTGTCGCGTTATCGAGTGGTCGAACAAGGACGTCACTACTGTCGTTGTGGATGCATCGTGCATCCTACACGATCGTGTTGTGCGCGCTCTGCTTGATGGGACTCGGACTCAGCGGAATTTCTCGTGGCGATGACTTGGTCGGCTCCGGTGAAATCATGCAACGCCAGCTGATCTGGATCATGCTGTCGGTACCGGTCATGTTTTTGACGACGACTGTCTCGTACCGACGTTTAATTCCGCTCAGCTATCTTCTGTTTGGAGTCAGCCTGTTCCTGCTGGTGACGGTCTACTTCATGCCCGCCCGAAACGGATCTCACCGTTGGATTCCACTGGGGGTCGCCTATCTCCAGCCATCCGAATTTGCCAAGCTTACGTACATCATGGCCCTGGCGCATTACCTCATGTATCGCCGGAACTATCGCCGCATCACCGGCCTGCTGATTCCATTCGCCCTCACTTTCCTGCCAGTCGCACTCATCCTGAAAGAACCTGACTTGGGAACATCTCTGTTGTTCCTGCCGGTTCTGTTCTCAATGTTGTTTGCCGCAGGGGCTCGTCCGCGACATTTACTGTTAATCATTACTTTGGGAATAGTTTCGCTTCCCCTGCTCTGGTTGGGAATGTCGGCCGAACAGAAATCTCGCGTCGTGACGGTCTTCCAACAGGAAGATGGCGGAGTGATGCCCCGAGGAGACGGTTACCACCTGCATCACTCCAAACAGATGCTGGCACTGGGTGGGTTCAGCGGTAGTGCCGTAACGGGCCAAACCGTCGAAGACCCGGGGGCTTACTACCTGCCTGCAGGACGAACCGACTTCGTTTTCTGCCTGGTGGGGGAACAATGGGGCTTTCTTGGCTGTGCGTCGATCTTTGCCTTGTACATTATATTGTTTGGATGCGGGCTACGGATTGCGAACGCGACGAATGAACCTTTTGGACGCTTACTAGTCGTCGGAATCGTCGCGCTTCTGGCGACACAGACACTCATTAACACCGGAATGACCGTCGGTTTAATGCCGATCACGGGAATGACTCTCCCGCTGCTCAGCTACGGGGGCTCCAGTCTACTGTCAACCTGTGCCGCGTTAGGTTTAATCCTAAACGTCGGCATGCGACCCGGTTACGAAATGAATGCGGACCCGTTCCGGTTTAACTCGTGA
- a CDS encoding TlpA disulfide reductase family protein: MKAGNAFRSPWFDYSITLLVVGMLAPSVLFAAEGPKLTDVLKYKPVQQGIEYQTPTPAEYADCKVEVEKNGKASGWVVLGPQGEVLRRFTDTNADNVVDQWKYYQYGIEVYRDIDSNFDNKVDQCRWLNTGGARWGIDNNADGKIDEWKLLSAQEASRVAVEALINNDLVALQQVMITPAEITKLGISNELSRQIQENITGAAAQMKKARTAAKGLDAKAKWMRFDATTPGIIPADEGKAREDLLVYENAMSIVEAGGQTMLIQIGELVSLGDVWKLTAVPQPLVGDSLQLASGVLMQPSITSLSNSESMAGIPEEVQKLLDALQKLDAASPSPSDSPEAIAQYNAKRADILEKLVEASASTEEKEQWLQQMIDGLAAAVQTGGYPPGLERLKALEVSLKNNSLSAYVSYRRILAEYSSRLKATTDDEGRQQVQSWWLDELEKFSKAHEDSVDAAEAMFQLALAQEFSGEVSEAQKWYETISKKHPTLTVAKRADGALRRLNSDGKPFLLEGSNLAGGKLSSAQLKGKVTLVIYWASWSKRCQEDLPLLKELYTEYRSSGFEILGVAIDQTPETLKPFLTQQKINWPQMYEPGGDESSTAMEYGIIMVPTMFLLNKDGTVHSRPSNVDDLQKLLPELLKK, encoded by the coding sequence ATGAAAGCAGGGAACGCTTTTCGCTCACCTTGGTTTGATTATTCCATAACATTGCTGGTAGTTGGCATGCTGGCCCCCTCCGTGCTGTTTGCAGCAGAGGGACCCAAGCTGACGGACGTACTTAAGTACAAACCGGTCCAGCAGGGAATCGAATACCAGACACCCACCCCCGCCGAGTACGCCGACTGCAAAGTCGAAGTCGAAAAGAATGGGAAAGCATCCGGTTGGGTTGTTCTGGGTCCGCAGGGAGAAGTCCTCCGACGATTCACTGACACCAACGCGGATAATGTCGTCGACCAATGGAAGTACTATCAGTACGGGATCGAAGTCTACCGCGACATCGACAGTAACTTCGACAATAAAGTCGATCAGTGCCGCTGGCTCAATACAGGTGGTGCCCGCTGGGGTATCGACAACAATGCTGACGGAAAAATCGATGAATGGAAATTACTTTCCGCTCAGGAAGCTAGCCGTGTTGCCGTCGAAGCATTGATCAACAACGACCTTGTTGCCCTGCAGCAGGTGATGATCACTCCGGCGGAAATCACCAAGCTTGGAATTTCCAATGAACTGTCCCGCCAGATTCAGGAAAATATCACTGGAGCGGCAGCGCAAATGAAAAAAGCCCGAACTGCGGCCAAAGGATTGGACGCGAAAGCCAAGTGGATGCGGTTTGACGCAACCACTCCCGGCATCATCCCCGCAGACGAGGGCAAAGCCCGAGAGGACTTACTCGTTTATGAAAACGCGATGTCGATTGTAGAAGCAGGTGGCCAGACCATGCTGATCCAGATTGGCGAACTGGTCAGTCTTGGCGATGTCTGGAAACTGACGGCGGTTCCTCAACCCCTGGTGGGAGATTCACTCCAACTGGCTAGCGGAGTGTTGATGCAACCGAGCATTACCTCGCTCAGTAACAGTGAAAGCATGGCCGGCATTCCAGAAGAAGTTCAGAAGCTTCTCGACGCATTACAGAAACTGGACGCCGCCAGCCCCAGTCCGTCCGACAGTCCGGAAGCAATCGCTCAGTACAATGCGAAGCGAGCGGATATCCTCGAAAAACTGGTGGAAGCCTCTGCCAGTACCGAAGAAAAAGAGCAATGGTTACAACAGATGATCGACGGCCTCGCTGCCGCCGTACAGACAGGTGGATATCCACCCGGACTCGAACGCCTGAAAGCGTTGGAAGTTTCGCTCAAGAATAATTCTCTCAGTGCCTATGTCTCGTACCGACGTATTCTGGCTGAATACAGTTCCCGTTTGAAAGCAACCACCGACGATGAAGGTCGTCAACAGGTGCAATCGTGGTGGCTGGATGAGCTGGAGAAATTCTCCAAAGCACACGAAGACTCGGTCGATGCGGCTGAAGCGATGTTCCAGCTCGCACTGGCTCAGGAATTCAGTGGTGAAGTTAGCGAAGCACAGAAGTGGTATGAAACCATCTCTAAAAAGCATCCGACTTTGACTGTCGCCAAAAGAGCCGATGGTGCCTTGCGACGATTAAACTCCGACGGCAAACCCTTCCTGCTGGAAGGGAGCAATCTGGCTGGTGGCAAACTGAGTTCGGCACAGCTCAAAGGAAAAGTCACTCTTGTGATTTACTGGGCCTCCTGGTCAAAACGATGCCAGGAAGACCTGCCGCTGTTGAAAGAATTATATACCGAATACCGCTCAAGCGGTTTCGAGATTCTGGGAGTCGCCATCGACCAGACCCCCGAGACGCTCAAACCATTCCTGACACAACAGAAAATCAACTGGCCACAGATGTACGAACCCGGCGGAGACGAAAGTTCAACCGCGATGGAATACGGTATTATCATGGTGCCGACGATGTTCCTGTTGAATAAGGATGGCACCGTCCACAGTCGGCCCAGCAACGTCGATGATCTTCAGAAGCTGTTGCCTGAATTGCTCAAAAAATAA
- a CDS encoding FAD-dependent oxidoreductase, with translation MAATRRLFLKTAATGALLSPVTFLRANGANGEEPALGMSAPDLKTGEVIRTQGQLLPSGEFLREERRLVPVAGTSDVLVCGGGPAGIAAALAAARQGAKTQLLEFAGCLGGVWTAGMLTKILDAGNKSGIMKEILKALSAQGSDVAKTSSGTVYDPELAKRVLEEMCVEAGIEIQLHTLVVGAVTDEQNRLVAVITESKSGRQAWLAERFIDCTGDGDLAAQAGCQFDVGLNDDCDCQPMSLMALLTGIDPQEVEPYIRETGREAKQRFLKLMRDAGINPSYRAPTLRHLHDGIFSLMTNHEYGVSAFDAGAISKATINARKEVFEIVAGLKKLGGPWSGIAVVATAEQIGVREGRRIKGRYTLTGDDLVSGLRHPQAIARAKFPFDVHSLELAGNPEEVNEYRKQGVKSYDIPYPALVSADVDNLLMAGRCISGDFLAHSSYRVTGNAVPMGEAAGKAAALSITQQVMPHEIEWQTARSNS, from the coding sequence ATGGCGGCGACACGAAGGCTCTTTCTTAAAACGGCGGCAACGGGTGCGCTACTCTCGCCCGTGACCTTTCTCAGAGCTAACGGAGCGAATGGTGAAGAACCGGCGCTCGGTATGTCGGCTCCGGACTTGAAGACGGGGGAAGTGATCCGCACTCAGGGCCAATTGCTTCCCTCCGGGGAGTTTCTTCGCGAAGAGCGTCGACTCGTCCCGGTTGCTGGAACCAGCGACGTTCTGGTTTGCGGAGGTGGCCCGGCAGGAATCGCGGCGGCACTGGCGGCCGCGCGGCAGGGAGCGAAGACGCAACTTCTCGAGTTCGCCGGTTGTCTGGGAGGTGTCTGGACGGCGGGGATGTTGACGAAAATTCTCGACGCCGGAAACAAGTCGGGCATCATGAAAGAAATCCTGAAGGCTCTATCCGCACAGGGAAGCGACGTTGCCAAAACCAGTTCTGGTACGGTGTACGACCCTGAACTGGCCAAACGTGTTCTGGAAGAAATGTGCGTAGAAGCAGGAATTGAAATCCAATTGCATACGCTGGTTGTCGGTGCGGTGACGGACGAACAGAACCGGTTGGTTGCGGTAATTACTGAATCCAAATCGGGTCGACAGGCGTGGTTGGCAGAACGGTTCATCGATTGTACTGGCGATGGCGATCTCGCGGCGCAGGCGGGCTGTCAATTCGATGTGGGACTCAACGATGATTGTGACTGTCAACCCATGAGCTTGATGGCGTTACTGACAGGGATCGATCCGCAAGAAGTGGAACCTTACATTCGCGAAACAGGTCGTGAGGCTAAACAACGCTTTCTCAAACTGATGCGGGACGCCGGTATCAACCCTTCGTATCGAGCACCGACGTTGCGCCATTTGCATGACGGTATATTTTCATTAATGACCAATCACGAATACGGTGTCTCTGCCTTCGACGCGGGGGCCATTTCGAAAGCGACTATCAACGCTCGAAAAGAAGTGTTTGAGATTGTCGCCGGTTTGAAAAAACTAGGTGGTCCATGGTCAGGAATTGCCGTCGTCGCTACAGCAGAGCAGATTGGAGTCCGAGAAGGACGGCGGATTAAAGGCCGTTATACTCTTACGGGAGACGATCTGGTATCCGGGTTACGCCATCCCCAGGCGATCGCCCGCGCGAAGTTCCCGTTTGACGTTCATTCACTGGAACTGGCTGGCAATCCGGAAGAGGTCAACGAATATCGCAAACAGGGAGTGAAATCGTACGACATTCCTTACCCCGCTCTGGTCTCGGCCGATGTCGATAATCTGCTGATGGCGGGACGATGTATCAGTGGGGACTTTCTGGCGCATTCCAGTTACCGGGTCACGGGCAATGCCGTTCCCATGGGAGAAGCGGCAGGCAAGGCCGCTGCCCTTTCAATCACGCAGCAGGTCATGCCGCACGAGATTGAATGGCAAACGGCCCGAAGCAATTCCTGA